A section of the Streptomyces sp. V3I8 genome encodes:
- a CDS encoding amino acid permease produces MTSVQVGKHDDERGGDGAADGGTPDGNASAEGYERGLGSRQVQMIAIGGAIGVGLFLGAGANIAKAGPSLILMYALAGVIIFFIMRALGELLLYRPVSGSFAEYSREFLGPFFGYFTGWTYWLMWVVTGMAELTAAAIYVNYWFPQIPQWVTALAFLVLLFVANLISVKLFGEIEFWFSMVKVTALVGMIVIGLGVLTFGFSSAGDTAAVSNLWAFDGFFPKGVGSSLMTLQGVMFAYLAVELVGVTAGESENPEKTLPKAINTLPWRIALFYVGALTVILCVVKWTEFAPGVSPFVAAFAKIGIPAGAGIVNFVVLTAALSSCNSGMYSTGRMLRTLADNGEAPKVFNRLSSTRTPAFGITVSVLFMGVGVVLNYIVPEKAFGYVVSVATAAGIWTWLMILVSHIRYRRAVDAGRLPASPFPAPGGSKFSWVAVVFLLFVTCLIAYDADSRVCLYVMAGWAVALGIGWAVLKSRNPEVTERREPEFEKAG; encoded by the coding sequence ATGACCTCGGTGCAGGTCGGCAAGCACGACGACGAGCGCGGCGGCGACGGCGCCGCCGACGGCGGCACCCCGGACGGCAACGCCTCCGCGGAGGGCTACGAACGCGGGCTCGGCAGCCGTCAGGTCCAGATGATCGCGATCGGCGGCGCCATCGGCGTCGGCCTCTTCCTGGGCGCCGGGGCGAACATCGCCAAGGCGGGCCCCAGCCTCATCCTCATGTACGCCCTCGCGGGCGTCATCATCTTCTTCATCATGCGGGCCCTCGGCGAGCTGCTGCTCTACCGCCCGGTCTCGGGCTCCTTCGCGGAGTACTCCCGCGAGTTCCTCGGCCCGTTCTTCGGCTACTTCACCGGCTGGACGTACTGGCTGATGTGGGTCGTCACCGGCATGGCGGAGCTCACCGCCGCCGCGATCTACGTCAACTACTGGTTCCCGCAGATCCCGCAGTGGGTCACGGCCCTGGCCTTCCTGGTCCTGCTCTTCGTGGCGAACCTGATCTCCGTCAAGCTCTTCGGCGAGATCGAGTTCTGGTTCTCGATGGTCAAGGTCACCGCCCTCGTCGGCATGATCGTGATCGGCCTGGGCGTGCTCACCTTCGGCTTCAGCTCCGCGGGCGACACCGCCGCCGTGTCCAACCTCTGGGCCTTCGACGGCTTCTTCCCCAAGGGCGTCGGCTCGTCCCTGATGACCCTGCAGGGCGTGATGTTCGCCTACCTGGCCGTCGAGCTCGTCGGCGTCACCGCGGGGGAGTCGGAGAACCCCGAGAAGACCCTCCCCAAGGCGATCAACACCCTGCCCTGGCGCATCGCCCTCTTCTACGTCGGCGCGCTCACGGTCATCCTCTGCGTCGTGAAGTGGACGGAGTTCGCGCCGGGCGTCAGCCCCTTCGTCGCGGCCTTCGCCAAGATCGGCATCCCGGCCGGCGCGGGCATCGTCAACTTCGTCGTCCTGACGGCCGCCCTCTCCTCCTGCAACTCCGGCATGTACTCCACCGGCCGCATGCTGCGCACCCTGGCGGACAACGGCGAGGCCCCGAAGGTCTTCAACCGGCTCTCCTCCACCAGGACGCCCGCCTTCGGCATCACCGTCTCCGTGCTCTTCATGGGCGTCGGCGTGGTCCTGAACTACATCGTCCCGGAGAAGGCCTTCGGTTACGTCGTCTCGGTGGCCACCGCGGCCGGCATCTGGACCTGGCTCATGATCCTCGTCAGCCACATCCGGTACCGCCGCGCCGTCGACGCCGGCCGGCTGCCCGCCTCGCCCTTCCCGGCGCCGGGCGGCTCGAAGTTCAGCTGGGTCGCCGTCGTCTTCCTGCTCTTCGTCACCTGCCTCATCGCCTACGACGCCGACTCCCGCGTCTGCCTGTACGTGATGGCGGGCTGGGCGGTGGCGCTGGGCATCGGCTGGGCGGTGCTGAAGTCGCGCAACCCGGAGGTCACCGAGCGCCGCGAGCCGGAGTTCGAGAAGGCCGGCTGA
- a CDS encoding M67 family metallopeptidase, whose translation MLTITQALVDQIVAHARRDHPDEACGVIAGPAGTGRPERFIPMLNAAMSPTFYEFDSGDLLKLYREMDDRDEEPVVVYHSHTSTEARPSRTDISLASEPDAHYVLVSTADTDGLGDFQFRSFRIVDGEVTEEEVTVVEAY comes from the coding sequence ATGCTGACCATCACCCAGGCCCTCGTCGACCAGATCGTCGCGCACGCGCGCCGGGACCACCCCGACGAGGCGTGCGGCGTGATCGCGGGCCCGGCGGGCACCGGCCGCCCCGAGCGCTTCATCCCCATGCTGAACGCGGCCATGTCGCCCACGTTCTACGAGTTCGACTCGGGGGACCTGCTCAAGCTGTACCGCGAGATGGACGACCGTGACGAGGAACCGGTGGTCGTCTACCACTCCCACACGTCGACCGAGGCCCGCCCCTCCCGCACGGACATCTCCCTCGCGAGCGAGCCGGACGCCCACTACGTTCTCGTCTCCACCGCGGACACCGACGGGCTCGGCGACTTCCAGTTCCGCTCGTTCCGCATCGTCGACGGCGAGGTCACGGAGGAGGAGGTCACGGTGGTGGAGGCGTACTGA
- a CDS encoding putative leader peptide — MVSHDVSDKTPGMLLVARLHVDLCRLQSAICTR, encoded by the coding sequence ATGGTTTCCCACGACGTGAGCGACAAGACGCCGGGCATGCTGCTCGTGGCGCGGCTGCACGTCGACCTGTGCAGGCTGCAGAGCGCCATCTGTACGCGCTGA
- a CDS encoding MoaD/ThiS family protein produces the protein MAIEVRIPTILRTYTDGQKAVEGGGETLAELLDDLESRHTGIQARIVDGGELRRFVNVYLNDEDVRFLEGINTKLTDGDSVTILPAVAGGMV, from the coding sequence ATGGCCATCGAGGTCCGCATCCCCACCATCCTCCGCACCTACACCGACGGCCAGAAGGCGGTCGAGGGCGGCGGGGAGACCCTCGCCGAGCTCCTCGACGACCTCGAGAGCCGCCACACGGGCATCCAGGCCCGCATCGTGGACGGCGGTGAGCTGCGCCGCTTCGTGAACGTGTACCTGAACGACGAGGACGTCCGCTTCCTCGAGGGCATCAACACCAAGCTCACCGACGGCGACAGCGTCACCATCCTGCCGGCCGTCGCCGGCGGCATGGTCTGA
- a CDS encoding PLP-dependent cysteine synthase family protein: MRYDSPLAAVGNTPLVRLPRLSPSADVRIWAKLEDRNPTGSVKDRPALHMIEQAEKDGRLTPGCTILEPTSGNTGISLAMAAKLKGYRMVCVMPENTSQERRDLLGMWGAEIIPSPAAGGSNTAVRVAKELSAEHPDWVMLYQYGNPDNAGAHYATTGPEILADLPSVTHFVAGLGTTGTLMGVGRFLREHKPDVKIVAAEPRYDDLVYGLRNLDEGFVPELYDASVLTTRFSVGSADAVTRTRELLQQEGIFAGVSTGAALHAAIGVGRKAVAAGESADVVFVVADGGWKYLSTGVYTAATTEEAIATLQGQLWA; the protein is encoded by the coding sequence ATGCGCTACGACTCCCCGCTGGCCGCGGTGGGCAACACCCCCCTGGTGCGCCTGCCGCGGCTCTCGCCGTCCGCCGACGTCCGCATCTGGGCGAAGCTCGAGGACCGCAACCCGACCGGCTCGGTCAAGGACCGCCCCGCGCTCCACATGATCGAACAGGCCGAGAAGGACGGCCGCCTCACCCCCGGCTGCACGATCCTGGAGCCGACGTCCGGCAACACCGGCATCTCGCTCGCCATGGCCGCGAAGCTCAAGGGCTACCGCATGGTGTGCGTCATGCCCGAGAACACCTCGCAGGAGCGGCGGGATCTGCTCGGCATGTGGGGCGCCGAGATCATCCCCTCCCCGGCGGCGGGCGGTTCCAACACGGCGGTGCGCGTGGCGAAGGAGCTCTCCGCCGAGCACCCCGACTGGGTGATGCTCTACCAGTACGGCAACCCCGACAACGCGGGCGCGCACTACGCGACGACCGGCCCGGAGATCCTGGCCGACCTGCCCTCGGTCACCCACTTCGTCGCCGGGCTCGGCACCACGGGGACGCTGATGGGCGTGGGCCGGTTCCTGCGCGAGCACAAGCCGGACGTGAAGATCGTCGCGGCCGAGCCGCGCTACGACGACCTCGTGTACGGCCTGCGCAACCTGGACGAGGGCTTCGTCCCGGAGCTCTACGACGCGTCCGTGCTGACCACCCGCTTCTCGGTCGGGTCGGCCGACGCCGTGACGCGTACGCGGGAGCTGCTCCAGCAGGAGGGGATCTTCGCCGGGGTCTCCACGGGGGCCGCGCTGCACGCGGCGATCGGGGTCGGCCGCAAGGCGGTGGCCGCGGGTGAGTCCGCCGACGTCGTCTTCGTCGTCGCCGACGGCGGGTGGAAGTATCTGTCGACGGGGGTCTACACGGCGGCGACGACGGAGGAAGCGATCGCCACGCTGCAGGGCCAGCTCTGGGCGTAG
- a CDS encoding type II toxin-antitoxin system PemK/MazF family toxin, producing the protein MNMSWWLALTAVVLLAGVATFVDGWGRGRKPSTRRPPGRSDAVRRSPRPRPAEIWWANVPFEDGPGAKDRPCLVLSVQGRKAVVAKITTKNHDERDGVIALPAGSVGDARGRASFLETDELRGVRVREFRRRVGEVDSRVWAQVRHLAG; encoded by the coding sequence ATGAACATGTCGTGGTGGCTCGCGCTCACCGCCGTGGTGCTGCTCGCGGGCGTCGCGACGTTCGTGGACGGGTGGGGGCGCGGGCGCAAGCCCTCCACCCGGCGGCCGCCCGGCCGTTCCGACGCCGTCCGCCGGTCGCCCCGGCCCCGGCCGGCCGAGATCTGGTGGGCGAACGTGCCGTTCGAGGACGGGCCGGGGGCGAAGGACCGGCCCTGCCTGGTCCTGTCCGTACAGGGCCGGAAGGCTGTCGTCGCGAAGATCACGACGAAGAACCACGACGAGCGGGACGGGGTCATCGCGCTGCCCGCGGGGTCGGTGGGGGACGCCCGGGGACGGGCGAGTTTCCTCGAGACGGACGAGTTGCGGGGGGTGCGGGTACGGGAGTTCCGGCGACGGGTCGGAGAGGTGGACTCCCGGGTCTGGGCGCAGGTGCGGCACCTCGCGGGATGA
- a CDS encoding MBL fold metallo-hydrolase produces the protein MKLTVVGCSGSFPSAESACSSYLVEADGFRLLLDMGNGALGELQRHCGLYDLDAIFLSHLHADHCIDMCAYFVARYYRHDGGRCDPIPVYGPEGTEQRLTTAYADTPSASSMSEVFDFHTVKPASFEIGPFSVHTEKVSHPVEAYGIRVEHGGRSLTYSGDTGVCDTLDELARDTDLFLCEAAFTHGKESIPDLHLNGREAGQTAARAGARRLVLTHIPPWTDPQANLVDAREVFGGPVELAAPRATYEI, from the coding sequence ATGAAGCTCACCGTCGTCGGCTGCTCGGGGTCGTTCCCGTCCGCGGAATCGGCCTGCTCGAGCTACCTCGTCGAGGCCGACGGCTTCCGGCTGCTTCTCGACATGGGCAACGGTGCCCTGGGCGAGCTGCAGCGCCACTGCGGTCTCTACGACCTGGATGCGATCTTCCTCAGCCATCTGCACGCCGACCACTGCATCGACATGTGCGCGTACTTCGTCGCGCGCTACTACCGCCATGACGGCGGTCGCTGCGATCCGATCCCCGTCTACGGACCCGAGGGCACGGAGCAGCGACTGACCACCGCGTACGCGGACACCCCCTCCGCCTCCTCGATGAGCGAGGTCTTCGACTTCCACACGGTCAAGCCGGCCTCGTTCGAGATCGGCCCCTTCTCGGTGCACACGGAGAAGGTCAGCCATCCCGTGGAGGCGTACGGCATCCGCGTGGAGCACGGCGGACGGTCGCTGACGTACTCCGGGGACACGGGTGTGTGCGACACGCTCGACGAACTCGCCCGCGACACCGACCTGTTCCTCTGCGAGGCCGCGTTCACGCACGGCAAGGAGAGCATCCCGGACCTCCACCTCAACGGCCGCGAGGCGGGCCAGACCGCGGCCCGCGCCGGTGCCCGCCGCCTGGTCCTCACCCACATCCCGCCGTGGACCGACCCGCAGGCCAACCTGGTGGACGCCCGCGAGGTGTTCGGCGGCCCGGTGGAACTGGCCGCGCCGCGAGCGACGTACGAGATCTGA
- a CDS encoding PTS transporter subunit EIIC, with the protein MSTASAAPEAAKKKGSGAMAVLQRIGRSLMLPVAVLPAAALLVRLGNTDMLGRESFPAFITKIAGFMAAGGNAILDNMALLFAVGIAIGFAKKSDGSTALAAVTGYLVFKNVLATFTDKNLPQVAKAVDGKVVMVDAPVDAKVLGGVVMGIVVALLYQRFHRTKLPDWAGFFSGRRLVPILSAFAGLLLGIVFGYIWPVLGTGLHNFGEWLVGSGAVGAGIFGVANRALIPIGMHHLLNSFPWFQAGEYEGKSGDISRFLAGDPTAGQFMTGFFPIMMFALPAACLAIVHCARPERRKVVGGMMFSLALTSFVTGVTEPIEFTFMFIAPVLYGIHAVLTGVSMALTWALGMKDGFGFSAGAVDFGLNLGIATNPWGLVLVGLCFAVVYYVVFRFAIVKFNLPTPGRESDEELAELQKAEAK; encoded by the coding sequence GTGTCCACGGCCAGCGCCGCCCCCGAGGCTGCGAAGAAGAAGGGCTCCGGCGCGATGGCTGTCTTGCAGCGCATCGGCCGCAGCCTCATGCTCCCCGTCGCCGTCCTGCCCGCGGCAGCGCTCCTGGTGCGTCTCGGCAACACCGACATGCTCGGTCGCGAGTCGTTCCCGGCGTTCATAACGAAGATCGCCGGCTTCATGGCGGCGGGCGGCAACGCGATCCTCGACAACATGGCGCTGCTGTTCGCGGTGGGCATCGCCATCGGCTTCGCGAAGAAGTCGGACGGCTCCACGGCCCTCGCGGCGGTCACGGGCTACCTGGTCTTCAAGAACGTGCTGGCCACGTTCACCGACAAGAACCTGCCGCAGGTCGCGAAGGCCGTCGACGGCAAGGTCGTCATGGTCGACGCGCCGGTGGACGCCAAGGTCCTCGGCGGTGTGGTCATGGGCATCGTGGTGGCCCTGCTCTACCAGCGCTTCCACCGCACCAAGCTGCCCGACTGGGCGGGCTTCTTCAGCGGCCGCCGCCTGGTCCCGATCCTGTCCGCCTTCGCGGGTCTGCTGCTCGGCATCGTCTTCGGCTACATCTGGCCGGTCCTCGGCACGGGTCTGCACAACTTCGGTGAGTGGCTGGTCGGTTCGGGTGCCGTCGGCGCCGGCATCTTCGGTGTCGCCAACCGCGCGCTGATCCCGATCGGCATGCACCACCTGCTGAACTCGTTCCCGTGGTTCCAGGCCGGTGAGTACGAGGGCAAGAGCGGCGACATCTCGCGCTTCCTGGCCGGCGACCCGACCGCCGGGCAGTTCATGACCGGCTTCTTCCCGATCATGATGTTCGCGCTGCCCGCGGCCTGCCTCGCGATCGTCCACTGCGCCCGCCCGGAGCGTCGCAAGGTCGTCGGCGGCATGATGTTCTCCCTGGCGCTGACCTCGTTCGTCACGGGCGTGACCGAGCCCATCGAGTTCACCTTCATGTTCATCGCGCCGGTCCTGTACGGGATCCACGCGGTCCTCACCGGTGTCTCCATGGCGCTGACCTGGGCGCTCGGCATGAAGGACGGTTTCGGCTTCTCGGCCGGCGCGGTCGACTTCGGCCTCAACCTGGGCATCGCGACCAACCCGTGGGGCCTGGTCCTGGTGGGTCTGTGTTTCGCGGTCGTCTACTACGTGGTCTTCCGCTTCGCGATCGTCAAGTTCAACCTGCCGACCCCGGGCCGCGAGTCGGACGAGGAACTCGCCGAGCTGCAGAAGGCCGAGGCCAAGTAG